From the genome of Candidatus Chlamydia corallus, one region includes:
- the pyk gene encoding pyruvate kinase, which produces MITRTKIICTIGPATNSPEMLAKLVDAGMNIARLNFSHGTHETHRQTIEMLKELREQKRVPLAIMLDTKGPEIRLGNIPNPIPVSQGQRLTLVNTDIDGSPQGGVSLYPKGIFPFVPEGADVLIDDGYIHAVVVSSETDCLELEFMNNGILKSHKSVSIRGIDVALPFMTEKDIADLKFGVEEGVDVVAASFVRYGEDIETMRKCLGDLGSSKMPIIAKIENRLGVENFSKIANLADGIMIARGDLGIELSVVEVPNLQKMMAKVSRETGRFCVTATQMLESMIRNVLPTRAEVSDIANAIYDGSSAVMLSGETASGEHPIAAVKIMRSVILETEKNLSYDLFLKLDDSNSAVHVSPYLSAIGLAGIQIAERAKAKALIVYTESGSSPMFLSKYRPKFPIIAVTPNVSVYYRLALEWGVYPMLTQESDRAVWRHQACIYGIEQGILSNYDRILVLSRGACMEETNSLTLTIVNDILTGSEFPGA; this is translated from the coding sequence ATGATTACACGCACTAAAATTATTTGCACTATAGGGCCAGCAACAAATAGTCCAGAGATGTTAGCAAAGCTTGTAGATGCTGGGATGAATATAGCAAGATTAAATTTTAGTCATGGGACCCATGAAACTCATCGACAGACTATCGAAATGCTAAAAGAGTTAAGAGAACAAAAGCGAGTTCCTTTAGCGATTATGCTAGATACTAAAGGTCCTGAAATTCGTTTAGGGAATATTCCTAATCCGATTCCAGTCTCCCAGGGACAAAGGCTTACGCTTGTAAATACCGATATCGATGGGAGTCCTCAAGGGGGAGTTTCTCTCTACCCTAAGGGGATATTTCCCTTTGTTCCCGAAGGTGCTGATGTTTTAATAGATGACGGGTACATCCATGCTGTTGTTGTCTCTTCAGAGACCGATTGTTTGGAGTTAGAATTTATGAACAACGGTATTCTCAAATCTCACAAGTCTGTGAGTATTAGAGGTATTGATGTTGCTCTTCCTTTTATGACAGAAAAAGATATTGCTGACCTTAAGTTTGGGGTAGAGGAAGGTGTGGATGTGGTTGCTGCATCTTTTGTGCGCTATGGTGAAGATATTGAAACTATGCGTAAGTGTTTAGGAGATCTCGGCAGTTCTAAGATGCCCATCATTGCAAAGATAGAAAATCGTTTGGGAGTAGAAAATTTCTCTAAGATTGCTAATCTTGCTGACGGAATTATGATTGCTAGAGGAGATTTAGGGATTGAGCTTTCTGTTGTTGAAGTTCCGAATTTGCAAAAGATGATGGCTAAAGTTTCTAGGGAGACAGGTCGCTTCTGTGTTACTGCGACGCAGATGCTAGAATCTATGATTCGTAATGTCTTACCCACACGAGCTGAAGTCTCTGATATTGCCAATGCAATTTATGATGGCTCCTCAGCAGTGATGCTATCAGGAGAAACTGCGTCCGGAGAACATCCCATAGCTGCAGTGAAAATCATGCGCTCTGTAATTTTGGAAACAGAAAAGAATCTTTCCTATGATTTGTTCTTAAAATTAGATGATAGCAACAGCGCTGTCCACGTGTCCCCTTATCTCTCTGCCATTGGATTGGCGGGCATTCAGATTGCAGAGAGGGCTAAAGCCAAAGCTCTTATTGTTTATACTGAATCAGGAAGCTCTCCGATGTTCTTGTCTAAATATCGTCCGAAATTCCCTATCATTGCAGTGACTCCAAACGTTTCTGTGTATTATCGCTTAGCTTTGGAATGGGGAGTCTATCCTATGCTTACCCAAGAAAGTGATAGAGCTGTGTGGAGGCATCAGGCTTGCATTTACGGCATAGAACAGGGGATTCTTTCTAATTATGATAGAATTCTTGTGCTTAGCAGAGGAGCGTGTATGGAAGAAACAAATAGCCTCACGTTGACAATTGTGAATGATATTTTAACTGGGTCGGAATTTCCTGGAGCCTAA
- a CDS encoding lipid A biosynthesis lauroyl acyltransferase (Acylates the intermediate (KDO)2-lipid IVA to form (KDO)2-(lauroyl)-lipid IVA) — translation MGKKFHQIKRAILEAPFYYLVSGVIAICKRIPTSFLTSLGKGLGFFAFYIISDYRKTALTNLALAFPEKTFDERYKIARQSLQHLVITLLELLAMEKLVRNIEQLITIITSSTNPKGFSLEELMSDEDLEQTFKQLGKNQGLILFCGHQANWELPFLYITRNYPGIAFAKPIKNQRLSKKIFALREVFKGKIVPPKHGIQQGIEALNQGKLVGIVGDQALLISPYSYPLFGSPAFTTTSPALLAYKTGLPVVAISVYRQSKGFQVIPSAKLYADKSLPMKESVNALMDQMMGFLEKGIASHPEQWMWIHKRWKRKISNLIRKKYRYSHILVIVDQISSDLPFLKSLATCFSGATLNLALKNFNNFEKLQEILPGYSFLQLQNDEDILALPNCYPAVFDLSNNLKHLYKHFRKTGSHAIYSKKFLEKTLDNPRAPLENSLRIFYSKNLKHKEKKSVR, via the coding sequence GTGGGAAAAAAATTCCATCAGATCAAGAGAGCAATTCTAGAAGCGCCTTTTTATTACCTAGTGTCTGGTGTTATTGCTATATGCAAGCGTATTCCAACATCTTTTTTAACCAGCTTAGGAAAAGGCTTAGGTTTTTTCGCCTTTTATATCATCAGTGATTACCGCAAAACAGCTCTCACCAACTTAGCCCTAGCATTTCCTGAAAAAACTTTTGATGAGCGTTATAAAATAGCTCGTCAATCTTTGCAGCACCTTGTAATTACACTCCTAGAGCTACTGGCAATGGAGAAACTTGTCAGAAATATAGAGCAACTAATTACCATCATCACGTCCTCAACGAATCCCAAGGGATTTTCTCTTGAAGAGCTCATGTCTGATGAAGATTTAGAGCAAACTTTTAAACAGCTAGGGAAGAATCAGGGTCTCATTTTATTTTGTGGCCACCAGGCAAATTGGGAGCTGCCTTTTCTTTACATCACTCGAAATTATCCTGGGATAGCCTTTGCTAAACCTATAAAAAATCAAAGGCTCAGCAAGAAAATCTTTGCTCTTAGAGAGGTCTTTAAAGGCAAGATTGTGCCTCCAAAACACGGAATCCAACAAGGCATAGAAGCTCTGAATCAAGGTAAACTGGTAGGAATTGTTGGAGATCAGGCCTTATTGATATCTCCATACAGCTATCCTCTATTTGGCTCTCCAGCATTCACAACGACATCACCAGCCCTATTAGCTTATAAAACAGGACTTCCTGTTGTTGCTATTAGCGTCTATCGTCAATCTAAAGGCTTCCAAGTGATTCCAAGTGCAAAGCTTTATGCAGATAAAAGCCTTCCTATGAAAGAATCTGTAAATGCCCTCATGGATCAAATGATGGGATTTTTAGAAAAAGGGATTGCGAGTCATCCAGAACAATGGATGTGGATCCATAAAAGGTGGAAACGAAAGATCTCTAATTTAATAAGGAAGAAGTACCGCTATAGCCATATTTTGGTTATTGTGGATCAAATTTCCTCGGATCTTCCCTTCCTCAAATCTCTGGCAACATGCTTTTCAGGAGCAACCCTTAATCTAGCGTTAAAAAACTTTAATAATTTTGAAAAACTTCAAGAAATCTTACCAGGTTACTCCTTTCTGCAACTCCAAAATGATGAGGATATTCTAGCACTACCTAATTGCTATCCTGCTGTTTTTGATCTCAGTAACAACCTAAAACATTTATACAAGCATTTTAGAAAAACAGGTTCTCATGCCATTTACTCTAAAAAATTTTTAGAAAAAACTTTAGATAATCCTAGAGCACCTTTAGAAAATTCTTTAAGAATCTTTTATTCTAAAAACCTTAAACATAAAGAAAAAAAAAGCGTGCGATAA
- the uvrA gene encoding excinuclease ABC subunit UvrA, translating to MKLLPVYLSGITVRNLKNISVHFNSEEIILLTGISGSGKSSIAFDTIYAAGRKRYISTLPTFFATTTTLPNPKVEEIYGLSPTIAIKQNQFSNYSHATVGSTTELFSHLALLFTLGGQARDPKTQEILDFYSKEKILATFTELPEGIQLTLLAPLIRKDIAAIQDYVQQGFTKVRLNNRIHPIYSFLTSGIPEDCAADIVIDTLIKTENNIARLKVSLFTALEFGEGHCSVLIGEELMTFSTKQQIHGVTYTPLTPQLFSPHTLSSRCSCCQGSGIFISIDDPLLIHEDLSIKENCCSFAGNCSSYLYHTIYQALADALNFSLETRWKDLPSEIQNIFLRGKNNLVLPVRLFDQTLGKRNLTYKVWRGILNDIGDKVRYTAKPSRYLSKGMSAHSCSLCKGTGLGDYASAAIWEGKTFAEFQHMSLKALHTFLSEVKAPSPSIQEVLQGLKQRLSFLIDLGLGYLRPNRALATLSGGEQERTSIAKHLGGELFGITYILDEPSIGLHPQDTDKLIGVIKKLRDQGNTVILVEHDEHMVSFADRIIDIGPGAGIFGGEVLFNGSPQDFLTNAQSLTAKYLRQELTIPIPASREAPTSWLLLTQATIHNLKNLSIRLPLARLVAVTGVSGSGKSSLINDTLVPTIESFLKQENPRNLHFEGGSVGRLIHITRDLPGRSQRSVPLTYIKAFDDIRQLFASQPRSIRQGLTKAHFSFNQPQGACITCQGLGTTTISDDDTPILCSECQGKRYQPQVLEVLYEGKSIADILDMTAYEAEKFFTLLPKIHEKIHALCSLRLDHLPLGRPLSTLSGGEIQRLKLAHELLFSSPRQTLYVLDEPTTGLHTHDIQALIEVLLSLTYLGHTVVVIEHNMHVVKVCDYVLELGPEGGDLGGYLLASCPPINLIQLNTPTAKALIPYIQDSLAVPLVKSEPTPPPSPKSCDIIIKDAYQNNLKHIDLSLPRNSLIAIAGPGASGKHSLVFDILYASGNISYAELLPPYIRQGLLKETPLPSVGEVKGLSPVISVRKCNSRNRSHHTIASALGLSNGLEKLFAILGEPFSPLTREKLSKTTPQTIIDSLLTSYKNDYVTITSPIPPDTDLELFLQEKRKEGFLKLYSEGNIYDLDEKLPRNLIAPAIVIQHIKVSPKNISALLSAVSVGFSLSSEIRIYILQKGEPLKLSYSLGWKDSEGRIYPEITHELLSSDHPEGRCQTCSGHGKIRNISLENHKERIAHYTPLEFFSLFFPKRSTESLQKFLKKEKVPSAKPLSTLTVQAFEMFCQGFSEFPGMNALLMEQLNNEADSPLLKPLLILTSCPLCKGSGLNDYASHVRIKKTSLLDIYHQDATFLESFLKDISTEDTKSIIQDLMNRLTFISKVGLNYITLGQRQETLSDGENYRLYLAKKISTHLTNIVYLFEEPLSGLHPQDLPTIVRLLKELVANNNTVIATNRAYTLVPYADHTVFLGPGSGPKGGFLIASDIEISPSLDPHSNVPKKALPFTSKANDKIESDDILEVNLSIHNIQNLKVSSPLHALVAIGGVSGSGKTSLLLEGFKKQAEILLSKGTSAFSNLLVIDSHPIPSSQRSDISTYFDIAPSLRSFYASLTQAKALNISPTMFSTNTKQGQCSDCQGLGYQWIDRAFYALEKRPCPTCSGFRIQPLAQEVIYEGKHFGKLLQTPIETVAALFPFIKKIQKPLKALLEIGLGYLPIGQQLSSLSVSEKTALKTAYFLYQTPETPTLFLIDELFTSLDLKRKQHLTERLRSLIDNGHSVIYIDHDVELLKSADYLIEIGPGSGKQGGKLLFSGSPKNIHTSKDSLLKTYIYNE from the coding sequence ATGAAATTACTTCCTGTATATCTTTCTGGTATCACAGTTAGAAATCTTAAAAACATTTCTGTCCACTTTAACTCGGAAGAAATCATTCTACTGACAGGAATTTCTGGATCAGGAAAATCTTCGATAGCCTTTGATACAATATATGCTGCAGGAAGAAAACGTTATATTTCAACACTCCCAACATTCTTTGCTACTACAACAACCCTGCCAAATCCTAAAGTAGAAGAAATTTATGGTCTCTCGCCAACAATAGCAATAAAACAAAATCAATTTTCAAACTATAGTCACGCGACTGTGGGAAGCACTACAGAGCTTTTTTCTCATCTTGCTCTCCTCTTTACCCTAGGAGGACAAGCTCGAGATCCTAAGACACAAGAAATCTTAGATTTCTATAGTAAAGAGAAAATTCTTGCTACCTTTACAGAGCTACCCGAAGGCATCCAGCTCACTCTTTTAGCGCCTCTCATACGTAAAGATATCGCTGCAATCCAAGATTATGTCCAACAGGGATTTACAAAAGTACGTTTGAACAACAGGATCCACCCTATTTATTCGTTCCTAACTTCTGGAATTCCTGAAGACTGTGCTGCTGATATTGTGATCGATACGCTAATCAAAACTGAAAATAACATTGCAAGGCTCAAAGTTAGCCTATTCACAGCTTTGGAATTCGGAGAAGGTCATTGCTCGGTTCTTATTGGTGAAGAACTTATGACATTCTCCACAAAGCAACAGATTCATGGTGTTACCTATACTCCTCTAACTCCACAATTATTTTCTCCCCATACCCTAAGTAGCCGTTGCTCTTGCTGCCAAGGGTCTGGAATCTTTATCTCTATTGATGATCCTCTTCTTATCCACGAAGATCTTTCTATTAAAGAGAATTGCTGTAGTTTTGCTGGAAATTGTTCCTCCTATCTCTATCATACTATATATCAAGCCCTGGCGGATGCTTTAAATTTTAGCTTAGAAACTCGATGGAAAGATCTTCCTTCAGAAATTCAAAATATCTTTCTCCGCGGGAAAAATAACTTAGTTCTTCCCGTACGACTCTTTGATCAAACCTTGGGGAAAAGAAATCTCACCTATAAAGTATGGAGAGGTATACTGAACGATATAGGAGATAAGGTCCGCTATACAGCGAAACCCTCTCGTTATCTCTCTAAAGGGATGTCTGCACATTCCTGTTCCCTATGTAAAGGCACAGGCCTAGGAGACTATGCTTCCGCAGCTATCTGGGAAGGCAAGACATTCGCTGAATTTCAACACATGTCTCTAAAGGCCTTGCATACATTTCTCTCTGAAGTGAAAGCTCCTTCCCCGTCTATTCAAGAAGTCTTGCAAGGTCTAAAGCAAAGACTCTCTTTCCTTATAGACTTAGGTTTAGGCTACCTCAGGCCAAATCGAGCACTGGCAACTCTTTCTGGAGGAGAACAAGAACGTACATCAATAGCAAAACATCTAGGAGGAGAACTTTTTGGAATTACCTATATCTTAGATGAGCCCTCCATAGGACTCCATCCGCAAGACACGGATAAACTAATCGGCGTCATTAAAAAGTTACGAGACCAAGGCAATACGGTTATTCTTGTTGAGCACGATGAGCATATGGTCTCTTTTGCAGATAGGATTATTGACATTGGCCCTGGAGCTGGAATTTTTGGAGGCGAAGTCCTCTTTAACGGGAGTCCTCAGGACTTTCTAACAAATGCACAATCTCTGACAGCAAAATACCTACGCCAAGAGCTTACCATTCCGATTCCAGCATCTCGTGAAGCTCCAACATCGTGGCTCTTGCTAACACAAGCGACGATTCATAATCTTAAGAATCTTTCTATTCGTCTGCCACTAGCTAGGCTAGTCGCAGTTACAGGAGTATCAGGATCAGGAAAATCCTCTTTAATTAATGACACACTGGTGCCTACTATAGAAAGCTTCCTAAAGCAAGAAAACCCTAGAAATTTACATTTTGAAGGCGGTAGCGTAGGCCGGTTGATTCACATTACCCGAGATCTTCCAGGACGTTCGCAACGTTCAGTGCCTTTGACATATATTAAAGCCTTTGATGATATCCGCCAACTCTTTGCTTCTCAACCTCGTAGCATCCGTCAGGGACTTACAAAAGCCCATTTCAGCTTCAACCAGCCCCAAGGAGCTTGTATCACATGTCAAGGGCTAGGAACTACGACAATCTCTGATGACGACACACCAATCCTGTGTTCCGAATGTCAAGGAAAGCGTTATCAACCACAAGTATTGGAAGTCCTCTATGAAGGGAAGAGTATTGCTGATATTTTAGATATGACAGCGTACGAAGCAGAAAAATTTTTCACTTTACTTCCTAAAATTCATGAAAAGATCCATGCTCTATGTTCCCTACGCTTGGATCACCTACCCTTAGGGAGGCCCCTCTCTACATTATCTGGTGGAGAAATCCAAAGGCTAAAACTCGCACATGAGCTTCTATTTTCCTCTCCCAGGCAAACACTATATGTCCTAGATGAACCTACCACAGGCCTTCATACCCATGATATCCAAGCATTGATTGAGGTACTTCTATCGCTAACATATCTAGGTCATACTGTGGTTGTTATCGAGCATAACATGCATGTTGTCAAAGTCTGTGATTATGTTTTGGAATTAGGTCCCGAGGGGGGAGATCTCGGAGGGTACCTACTTGCTTCCTGTCCTCCTATAAATCTTATCCAACTAAATACCCCAACAGCAAAAGCACTGATCCCCTATATACAAGACTCCCTAGCTGTACCTTTAGTAAAGTCGGAACCTACGCCCCCGCCATCTCCTAAATCTTGTGATATCATCATTAAGGATGCCTATCAAAATAATCTCAAACACATAGATCTTTCTCTTCCGAGAAACTCTCTCATAGCAATTGCAGGTCCTGGAGCATCAGGGAAGCACTCTTTAGTCTTTGATATACTCTATGCATCAGGAAATATCTCTTATGCCGAGCTCTTACCTCCTTACATTAGACAAGGTCTGCTTAAGGAGACCCCTTTACCCTCTGTAGGAGAAGTCAAAGGACTTTCTCCCGTAATCTCTGTAAGAAAATGTAACTCTCGCAACCGCTCCCACCATACAATAGCTTCTGCTCTAGGATTAAGCAACGGTCTAGAAAAACTCTTCGCCATATTAGGCGAACCTTTTTCCCCTCTTACAAGAGAAAAACTCTCCAAAACCACCCCCCAAACGATTATCGATAGTCTACTCACAAGCTATAAAAACGACTATGTTACTATAACCTCTCCTATTCCTCCCGATACTGATCTAGAACTCTTCCTTCAAGAAAAACGAAAAGAAGGATTTTTAAAGTTATATTCCGAAGGAAACATCTATGATTTAGACGAGAAACTGCCTAGAAATCTCATAGCACCTGCTATAGTCATACAACATATAAAGGTGTCGCCAAAGAATATTTCTGCGTTATTATCCGCAGTATCGGTAGGTTTTTCTCTATCTTCAGAAATTCGCATCTATATCCTTCAGAAAGGAGAGCCTCTCAAACTGTCGTATTCTTTAGGCTGGAAAGACAGCGAGGGGAGAATCTATCCCGAGATTACCCATGAACTTCTTTCTTCTGATCATCCTGAAGGTCGTTGCCAAACTTGTAGTGGTCATGGCAAAATTCGGAATATCTCTCTAGAGAATCATAAAGAAAGGATTGCTCACTACACTCCTCTAGAATTTTTTAGTTTATTCTTTCCTAAGCGCTCCACCGAATCTCTACAAAAGTTTCTGAAAAAGGAGAAAGTCCCCTCTGCTAAACCGCTAAGCACCTTAACTGTCCAAGCTTTTGAAATGTTTTGCCAAGGTTTCTCAGAATTTCCAGGAATGAATGCCCTACTTATGGAGCAACTGAATAACGAAGCCGACTCTCCCCTTCTAAAGCCTCTTCTTATTCTTACTTCCTGTCCTTTATGTAAGGGCTCAGGCCTAAATGATTATGCAAGCCATGTTCGCATAAAAAAGACTTCTCTTTTGGATATTTATCACCAAGACGCAACATTCCTAGAATCTTTCCTAAAAGATATAAGTACCGAAGATACAAAAAGTATCATCCAAGATCTGATGAATCGGCTAACTTTCATTAGTAAAGTAGGGCTCAACTACATTACCCTTGGACAAAGACAAGAGACTCTGAGTGATGGCGAGAACTACCGCCTATATCTCGCCAAAAAGATCTCCACACATCTAACCAATATTGTCTACTTATTTGAAGAACCTCTTTCTGGACTGCATCCTCAGGATCTCCCTACAATTGTTCGTCTACTTAAAGAACTCGTGGCAAATAATAACACAGTCATTGCTACGAATCGCGCCTATACCCTAGTCCCTTATGCCGACCACACAGTCTTCTTAGGTCCAGGATCTGGACCTAAAGGAGGATTTCTGATTGCTTCTGATATCGAGATTTCTCCTTCTTTAGACCCTCATTCTAACGTTCCCAAAAAGGCACTTCCTTTTACAAGTAAAGCAAACGATAAAATAGAATCTGATGATATTTTAGAGGTCAATCTATCCATACACAATATCCAGAATTTGAAAGTATCCTCTCCCCTACATGCTCTGGTTGCCATTGGAGGCGTTTCGGGATCTGGAAAAACCTCTCTACTTTTAGAAGGTTTCAAAAAACAAGCTGAGATCCTTCTTTCGAAAGGAACCTCAGCATTTTCCAACCTTCTAGTTATCGACTCTCATCCCATACCTTCGTCACAACGTTCTGATATCAGCACATATTTTGATATTGCTCCCTCCTTAAGGTCGTTTTATGCTTCGCTGACACAAGCTAAAGCCTTAAATATTTCCCCCACTATGTTCAGTACAAATACAAAACAAGGACAATGTTCAGATTGCCAAGGACTTGGATATCAATGGATCGATCGAGCTTTTTATGCTTTAGAAAAGCGCCCTTGCCCGACCTGCTCAGGATTTCGCATTCAACCTCTTGCTCAGGAAGTCATTTACGAAGGCAAGCACTTTGGGAAGCTTCTGCAAACTCCTATTGAAACTGTAGCTGCCCTATTCCCTTTTATTAAAAAGATACAAAAACCTCTAAAAGCACTTCTTGAAATAGGCCTTGGATATCTTCCCATCGGCCAACAACTCTCCTCCTTATCTGTAAGTGAAAAAACAGCACTGAAAACGGCATATTTTCTATACCAAACTCCAGAAACTCCCACCCTATTTCTAATTGACGAACTATTTACTTCTTTAGATCTGAAAAGAAAACAACATCTTACAGAAAGACTTCGATCCCTTATAGATAATGGCCACTCGGTAATCTATATAGATCACGATGTGGAGTTATTAAAATCCGCTGACTATCTTATAGAGATAGGCCCTGGATCAGGCAAACAAGGAGGTAAACTTCTTTTTTCAGGATCCCCTAAAAACATTCACACCAGTAAGGACTCGCTACTCAAAACATATATCTACAATGAGTAA